A window from Variovorax sp. PBL-E5 encodes these proteins:
- a CDS encoding cupin domain-containing protein: MGKTSVIRMAHDDHDVTLAGQPMAFLVTGEHSQHTSMFEWTLPPRFSTGRHVHRVQEETFYMLDGQCEWQVGNETVRALPGTFVFIPPGVPHNIANVSEQPARVIMTVSPPGHEHYFEELARLASAGALHDARVIGDLRHRYDTDQLSALRADD; encoded by the coding sequence ATGGGCAAGACCTCAGTGATCCGGATGGCGCACGATGACCACGACGTAACCCTGGCGGGCCAACCGATGGCCTTCTTGGTGACGGGTGAGCACTCCCAACACACCAGCATGTTCGAATGGACACTGCCGCCACGATTCTCGACCGGCCGGCACGTGCACCGCGTCCAGGAGGAAACCTTCTACATGCTTGACGGCCAGTGCGAATGGCAGGTGGGAAATGAGACCGTTCGCGCGCTGCCGGGCACCTTCGTCTTCATCCCGCCGGGCGTGCCGCACAACATCGCCAACGTCAGCGAACAGCCTGCCCGGGTGATCATGACCGTCTCGCCGCCCGGACACGAACACTACTTTGAAGAACTGGCCCGGCTCGCATCGGCCGGCGCGTTGCACGACGCCCGGGTGATCGGCGACCTGCGGCACCGCTATGACACCGATCAGCTCTCGGCGTTGCGCGCCGACGACTGA
- a CDS encoding winged helix-turn-helix domain-containing protein: protein MRGNRPTALGPRAAALLQRLLEQAGQPVSKEALIDAAWPGLVVEESNLTVQIAALRKVLGEAGGAAWIETLPRRGYRYVGPPISLAPTAALPDDPPALGTSDKPSVAVLPFADLCGDGEQAYFADGMVDDIVNGLSRIRWLFVIARSSTLKYRQQSVVDAMQAGRELGVRYLLLGSVRRASDRIRIACQLVEAASGVQVWSERYDRALSDVFDLQDEVAIAVVGAMEPTLRQAEARRVRRKRPDSLHAYEIVLQAQADVFSGMPEPSTRALGLLGRALALEPGYALAHAYAAMCYHNRFLRGGLDEADREASIGHARSAMANGQDDALALTFAGFSMGMDAHDRAAASAAFDAALAISPSSALTYILGSVVFGWSGQVQRAIEWGEKGLRLSPFDGWAFAAWHSIVLGQFASGRFDAAAEAATRAIQANPAHSISYMLQAAALAGLGRIDDARKAAATVMNLQPNFRYGRQFAGVDCELALAAALGVALVAAGLQE from the coding sequence ATGCGCGGCAATCGGCCCACCGCGCTCGGTCCGCGCGCCGCTGCGCTGCTGCAACGGCTCCTCGAACAGGCGGGCCAGCCCGTCAGCAAAGAGGCCCTGATCGACGCTGCGTGGCCCGGGCTGGTCGTGGAGGAGAGCAATCTCACGGTGCAGATCGCAGCGCTGCGCAAGGTACTGGGCGAAGCCGGCGGCGCGGCCTGGATCGAGACTTTGCCTCGGCGCGGCTACCGCTATGTCGGGCCGCCCATCAGCCTCGCTCCGACGGCGGCCCTGCCTGACGATCCACCGGCGCTCGGCACGTCGGACAAGCCGTCGGTCGCCGTGCTGCCGTTCGCGGACCTGTGCGGCGACGGCGAGCAAGCGTATTTCGCCGACGGCATGGTCGACGATATCGTCAACGGCCTCTCGCGCATTCGGTGGCTGTTCGTCATTGCGCGAAGTTCGACTCTGAAGTACCGGCAGCAGTCGGTGGTCGATGCGATGCAGGCGGGACGGGAACTCGGTGTGCGCTACCTCCTGCTGGGCAGCGTGCGCAGGGCATCGGATCGCATTCGCATCGCGTGTCAGCTCGTCGAAGCGGCCAGTGGCGTGCAGGTCTGGAGCGAGCGCTACGACCGCGCGCTGAGCGACGTGTTCGACCTGCAGGACGAGGTGGCGATCGCCGTGGTCGGCGCGATGGAGCCAACGTTGCGGCAGGCCGAGGCGCGGCGCGTCAGGCGCAAGCGGCCAGACAGCCTCCACGCATACGAAATCGTGCTGCAGGCGCAGGCCGACGTCTTCTCGGGCATGCCCGAGCCCTCCACCCGGGCACTGGGGCTGCTCGGTCGCGCGCTGGCGCTCGAGCCGGGCTATGCCCTGGCGCATGCCTATGCCGCGATGTGCTACCACAATCGGTTCCTGCGCGGCGGGCTCGACGAAGCCGACCGCGAGGCCTCGATCGGTCACGCCCGGTCGGCGATGGCGAACGGCCAGGATGACGCGCTCGCGCTGACGTTCGCCGGCTTCTCGATGGGCATGGATGCACACGATCGCGCGGCGGCGTCGGCGGCCTTCGATGCCGCACTCGCGATCAGCCCGTCGAGCGCGCTGACGTACATCCTCGGCAGCGTGGTGTTCGGCTGGTCAGGGCAGGTGCAGCGGGCGATCGAATGGGGCGAGAAGGGCCTGCGGCTGAGCCCCTTCGATGGCTGGGCCTTCGCAGCCTGGCACTCGATTGTCCTCGGGCAGTTCGCGTCTGGCCGCTTCGATGCGGCTGCCGAAGCCGCGACCCGGGCAATCCAGGCTAACCCGGCGCACAGCATCTCGTACATGCTGCAGGCCGCGGCGCTAGCCGGGCTTGGCAGGATCGACGACGCGCGCAAAGCCGCTGCCACGGTGATGAACCTGCAGCCGAACTTTCGATACGGGCGGCAGTTCGCGGGCGTGGACTGCGAGCTGGCTCTTGCCGCCGCGTTGGGCGTCGCCCTCGTCGCCGCAGGTTTGCAGGAGTAA
- a CDS encoding DUF6573 family protein, which yields MKEPDDLPSNSKPPASDERFGTIVHRCTRADLLDFGDLVDVSLPAFCVGFKLPVAVSRAVWVECVAPYEACIEQPGGQAGAIRLSTLLFAAVDAARKNQDKAELLFSFALKRSGKAPKRKKLKLICSAGDHGEPMLTVLDRYED from the coding sequence GTGAAGGAGCCGGATGACTTGCCTTCCAACTCGAAGCCGCCGGCTTCGGACGAGAGATTCGGCACGATCGTTCATCGATGCACGCGCGCGGATCTATTGGACTTCGGTGACCTGGTGGATGTCAGCCTGCCGGCGTTCTGCGTCGGATTCAAGTTGCCTGTCGCTGTCAGTCGTGCGGTGTGGGTCGAGTGCGTCGCGCCTTATGAGGCGTGCATCGAGCAACCCGGCGGGCAGGCGGGAGCGATTCGCTTGTCGACGCTGTTGTTCGCTGCGGTGGACGCCGCGCGAAAGAACCAGGACAAGGCGGAGCTGCTTTTCAGCTTTGCGCTGAAACGCTCCGGCAAGGCGCCGAAGCGGAAGAAGCTCAAATTAATCTGCAGTGCGGGCGACCATGGTGAACCGATGCTCACGGTGCTGGATCGCTACGAGGATTAG
- a CDS encoding LysR family transcriptional regulator — translation MKVDLGDLNAFVAVAGAKGFRDGARLSGTSASGLSEAVRRLETQLGVRLLHRTTRSVLPTEAGQRLLERLRPALTEVEAALDVVNGFRDRPAGTLKLNVPISASRLVLPSIVPRFLAAYPDISLEVIAEDGFVDVLAAGCDAGIRYGERLEQDMVAVPIGPRFQRFAVAAAPAYFDRHGRPEHPRELLGHACLRGRFSSGSMPLWEFERDGEMLRVDVTGQLIVRIGATTDLVVDAAIAGAGVIYLFEDWLRPYFVSGALEPILEPWWLRFPGPFLYYPGRRLLPAPLRAFVDFIKDALEGPLAGATRGGIEADGSGSGSGSG, via the coding sequence ATGAAAGTCGACCTCGGGGATCTGAACGCCTTCGTGGCGGTGGCAGGCGCGAAGGGCTTTCGCGACGGTGCACGTCTGAGCGGCACGAGCGCATCGGGCTTGAGCGAGGCCGTGCGGCGGCTCGAGACTCAGCTCGGCGTGCGGCTGCTGCACCGCACGACGCGCAGCGTGCTGCCGACGGAAGCGGGACAGCGCCTGCTCGAGCGGCTGAGGCCGGCGCTCACCGAAGTCGAAGCGGCGCTCGACGTGGTCAATGGCTTTCGCGATCGACCGGCCGGCACGCTCAAGCTCAACGTGCCGATCAGCGCTTCGCGCCTCGTGCTGCCGTCGATCGTGCCGCGCTTCCTCGCCGCCTATCCCGACATCTCGCTCGAAGTGATTGCCGAAGACGGCTTCGTCGATGTGCTGGCAGCCGGGTGCGATGCCGGCATCCGCTATGGCGAGCGGCTCGAACAGGACATGGTCGCGGTGCCGATCGGTCCGCGCTTTCAGCGCTTCGCGGTCGCGGCCGCGCCCGCCTACTTCGATCGTCATGGCCGCCCGGAGCATCCGCGCGAGCTGCTCGGCCACGCGTGTCTTCGCGGCCGCTTCTCCAGCGGCTCGATGCCGCTGTGGGAGTTCGAACGCGACGGCGAGATGCTGCGTGTCGACGTGACGGGGCAGCTGATCGTGCGGATCGGCGCCACGACCGATCTCGTGGTGGACGCAGCGATCGCCGGCGCCGGCGTGATCTACCTGTTCGAGGACTGGCTGCGGCCCTACTTCGTCAGCGGCGCGCTCGAACCGATCCTCGAGCCCTGGTGGCTGCGCTTCCCCGGGCCGTTTCTCTATTACCCCGGCCGCCGCTTGCTGCCGGCGCCGCTACGGGCATTTGTGGATTTCATCAAAGACGCACTGGAGGGTCCGCTTGCGGGTGCGACCCGCGGCGGGATCGAGGCCGATGGCAGTGGCAGTGGCAGTGGCAGTGGCTGA
- a CDS encoding glycosyltransferase family 4 protein: MGRLRRRLAGETVTALRCSFLVPGELGTRTGGYSYDRRIIEGLRALRWQVDVHSLGEGYPMPGTDAIAQTKRVVEALPDHSCVVVDGLAFGAMAEMAQRHAQRLRWIALVHHPLALETGLSAAQKRALFDSEKRALATARCVIVTSPSTARALAGFDVPASHIVVAEPGTDPAPLATGSGADDALSLLCVASVTPRKGHRLLVEALAGLKDRRWTLRCAGSLTMDAACAREVDAAIERHGLRGRVVLHGELDEAGLQPLYAGSDLFVLPSFHEGYGMALAEALARGIPVLGTTAGAIPDTVPADAGVLVAPGDAAALRAALQRLLDDPASRARLAEGAWTARLRLPTWAGSAMRVAAALGEQTRIGGR, encoded by the coding sequence ATGGGCCGCCTACGAAGGCGCCTTGCCGGCGAGACCGTGACGGCCTTGCGCTGCAGCTTTCTCGTGCCGGGCGAGCTCGGCACGCGCACCGGCGGCTATTCCTACGACCGCCGCATCATCGAGGGGCTTCGCGCGCTGCGCTGGCAGGTCGATGTGCATTCGCTGGGCGAGGGCTATCCCATGCCGGGGACCGACGCGATCGCGCAGACGAAGCGCGTGGTCGAAGCCTTGCCCGATCACAGTTGCGTGGTGGTCGACGGACTGGCGTTCGGCGCGATGGCGGAGATGGCGCAACGGCATGCGCAGCGCCTTCGATGGATCGCGCTGGTGCACCATCCGCTCGCGCTCGAAACGGGGCTGTCTGCAGCGCAGAAACGCGCACTGTTCGACAGCGAGAAACGCGCGCTCGCGACCGCCCGCTGCGTGATCGTCACCAGCCCATCGACCGCGCGTGCACTGGCCGGCTTCGACGTGCCCGCATCGCACATCGTCGTGGCGGAGCCGGGGACCGATCCGGCACCGCTTGCGACCGGCTCGGGCGCCGACGATGCGCTGTCGCTGCTGTGCGTGGCGAGCGTGACGCCGCGCAAGGGCCACCGGCTTCTGGTCGAAGCGCTCGCCGGATTGAAGGACCGGCGCTGGACCCTGCGTTGCGCCGGCAGCCTCACCATGGACGCAGCCTGCGCGCGGGAGGTCGATGCGGCCATCGAGCGCCATGGCCTGCGCGGGCGCGTCGTGCTGCACGGCGAACTCGACGAGGCCGGACTGCAGCCGCTCTACGCGGGCTCGGATCTCTTCGTGCTGCCTTCTTTTCACGAAGGCTATGGCATGGCGCTGGCCGAGGCACTGGCGCGCGGAATTCCGGTGCTCGGCACGACCGCGGGCGCCATCCCCGACACGGTGCCCGCCGATGCGGGCGTGCTGGTCGCGCCGGGCGATGCGGCCGCGCTGCGGGCGGCGTTGCAGCGCTTGCTGGATGATCCTGCATCGCGCGCGCGACTCGCCGAGGGCGCGTGGACTGCGCGCTTGCGGCTGCCGACCTGGGCCGGGAGTGCGATGCGCGTTGCGGCGGCGCTCGGTGAGCAGACTCGCATTGGAGGTCGATGA